Sequence from the Penaeus chinensis breed Huanghai No. 1 chromosome 5, ASM1920278v2, whole genome shotgun sequence genome:
atatgcacacaaatatatttatatatatgtatatatatacatatgtatatatgtgtatatgtatatgtatatgtatacatatatgtatatatatatatatatctatacatatatacacacacatacatatatacacacacacacaatgtgtatatatatattatatatatatatatatatatatatatacacatatatatgtatatatacatatactagtgtgtttgtgtatgtatgtatgtatgtatatatatgtctatatatacatgcatgcatatatatatatatatatatatatatatatatatatatatatatatatatatatatatacatacacaacacactagctccataaacattacctatctactcatacatgagtaatgatagcgaggttttacacacactccccgtatatatctgacttcggtttcgaatttctaaatcaatttccaccgagtgaccACGGGgagtgtatgagtagataggtaatgtctatggagctagttagatcctagttgctcaCTCATTttttgggtcgtgtggtatggctggttgatatatatatatatatatatatatatatatatatatatatacatatatatatatactgccgcaatagtccagtggttagcgcactggactctggcccttgtggtcccgagttcaattcccgtcgcggcggtcgtaaaaaatgcctgcgctctgactgttcgctcgagcccgatctcacggcgagaaaacgacgtatcgccatgagaagtcaaacgcatttgtcataggggaagtcactgccgtgtcacaaatgttagcgcgccgaaccgcggttgattaagaagggcatccaatcaggcaagggtggcactgccatataacctatcaatagtgaaatgagagatgcctatgtccacacgtgtgagtgtgtgcgtgcgtgtgtatttgtgtgtgtgtgtgtgtgtgtgtgtgtgtgtgtgtgtgtgtgtgtgtgtgtgtgtgtgtatgtgcgtgtgtgtgtatgtgtgtgtgtgtgtgtgtgtgtgtgtgtgtgtgtgtgtgtgtgtgtgtgtgtgtgtgtgtgtgtgtgtgtgtgtttgtgtgcgtgtgtgtgtgtgagtgtgtgcgtgtatgtgcgtgtatgtgcgtgtgtgtgtgtgtgtgtgtgtgtgtgtgtgtgtgtgtgtgtgtgcgtgtgtgttacgtgtgtgtattgtgtgtgttgtgtgtgttgtgtgtgtgtgtgtgtgtgtgtgtgtgtgtgtgtgtgtgtgtgtgtgtgtgtgtgtgtgtgtgtgtgtgtgtgtgtgtgtgtgtgtgtgtgtgtgtgtgtgtgtgtgtgtgtgtgtgtgtgtgtgtgtgtgtctgtgtgcgtgtgtgatattcacaaacagatatatacagctacacacacaaacagataataGTACTTTTTAGGCAAAATAAGAAATACTGGTTTTtgaatcatttatatttttcatgggaatgcttatatatgtgtgtacagtaattttacatgcatacatcagtacataaatacatacatacctgtgtgtacgtgtaagtgtgtgtgtgtaagtgcatatcATAACTCATTACTCTAAAATCGTCTACAGAATCTTTCTCGCGCCAGACTGTCGTCCAGCCATCCTTTTCATTGCTTCCCAACGGAGTGAACATACACTCACGTTTGCCGTCCCTGCATTAGAGTAGAAAACAGTACGTgtgaaaaggagacagaagaaacaggggaaaaggaaatgaaaaaaactgcttatatgtataatatatttatatatataaaacaaccacGCGTAACAGACGTCTCCTGGAAAGGAGATGTGTGACGTAACGTTGACGTAACGGCGACGCAACAGGCCCCGTCACACGCTCCACAGTATAACCCTGAGTTAATGAGACGGTCGCGCTCATGCCGAGAAACATGGCGTTGAGAGAGGCCCGGTGGGGAggcgggggtgaagggaggggaaagcggggcggggagggggagaggaggggcaaggaggacagttgagagatgagagaacgggaagacggggggggggggggggggcacaggagaaagtggaaggcagaatgagaaggaaaggagaaaaatgcaAGAAGAGAAAACGTAGAGGAAGAgtaaaacagaagataaaataagTGGGCCTTTTTCCTAAGAGTCGAAAccttttgaaaagaaaagaaagaaaaatgtaactaATCCTATTTGGCACATGACGCATGACAAACAACTGATggaggtaatggtgatgatggtaatggtaatgttattataaacaatgttaataataataacagaaattatatgactgatggtaattataataataatgataataataaaaacattgataatactactactaataatgataatgataatgatgataataataataataataataaaaataacaataataataatagtaatatctgtaataatgataatgataatggtaatgaccataaaaagtagaaataataacaactatgtaacataattgacgatgatgatattggaagttatgataaagaaataatgacgatggaaatgataataatgatgatgataatcataaaaaatcataataataacaaaaacaacaataataaaataataataataataataataataataataataataataacaataataataataataaacataataataatgatgatgatgatgataatgctgataataataataataataataataataataataataataataataataatgataataataataatgatatgaccaTTCTAGAtatacattattgataataatgacaataagtatgAAAACAATACTCCATAACATATAGATAAAAGTTTTCTATATATGCAAAACAtcagttgataataaaaaaaatataatgcaataaaaacaacaactcttATGTAATAGTGACACGTAGAACTACTTCAAAGTTCACGGCATTTAcattacttaaaagaaaaaaaagtaaaatggagattaaaacaaaaaaaaaaacaaaaaaaaaaaaccagggaGATCGGGAATTGAAGAGAGCAGAAAGACCGAGAATGATGAGACGAGAATGCAACTCCGTCGCGAATTAAGCGAAAGGAagagcggagaaagagaagaaaacggaggcggtggggggagagcggggtgggcgggggcggggtgggggggtgggggggtgatatAGCCTGTCAGCGTGATTTTCTATTCTCTGCGAGACCTGTTCCTACATACAtgacaaaaaaggaaattatttgtCACTTCTATCGACTacgttgatagagagagagaaaataatgataataataaaaaagaatgaaagaaaaataatacgatAACAACTTTCATAGCAGACGATGTACACGTTAAGTGGTTGAgattagtaaaaataaaatattaattggGTGCCACATATACAGTATTTACACGACGTTCATCATTATGTGGacggaaatataaaataaacaaacaaacaaaaataatatatacatcattGAGCACTTTCTCACATGGGAATGTGGACGTCTTTGTGAAACGGGAAGAATCAGGGTCCAAGGCAGacggggacaaagagagagagagagaagcagggatagaaggagacagagagagagagggagagggaaggagggagagggaatgagaaagagggagagagagagagagagagagagagagagagagagagagagagagagagagagagagagagagagagagagagagagagagagagagagagagagagagagagaaagagagagagagagagagagagagagagagagagagagagagagagagagagagagagagagagagagagagagagagagagagagattaaagctAAGACTAAAGAATGAAACTAAGAACAGATCACAAGAACTATGAATAAAAGGaatcagtaataatgaaataagggaCAAAAGAACatcaaagtgagagaaagaataaacgaaaCAGAAGTCAAGAGAAGCGAACGCAAACAATACCAAGGTTCGGAGAACTGGAAACGTTGTGTGATAATACTGTGAATACTTTCCATGAAGAAAACGTAGACGGGAAATGAACAAGCCAGAGAGCAAACGACACTGGTTCTAAAAGCATGTAGCACCAAGGATCAAAATGCGGTATCTTGAATATCAAATACTCATTCATTACATTTCCGATGATgtagttatgataaaaaagaaagaaagaaaaaaatacgacatAGATAAGTAACGAGGTATATCAATAAACTTATAAAAATACCTAACAATATTGGCACAtacaaatatcataattataatatatatatacacactttgaaGTCTATAATTGCTCCCTTTCAGGTATAAAAACgtcttaaaagtttttttttcttgtaatttacGAACATCATAATGTTCTCACAATCATGTTCACCAGTGAATATCAGAGAAAACATTCACTCTTTCGGCGACACACTTGCATTTCTTGTCTTTGTATATACGTCAACGCCTTTTCATGTATTTTTCCTTTCTGAAAACACCGCCACTTGTGAGCATTCGACACCTGCGCCACCGCCACGAGCGAAAATGTCTTCACCttagttttctcttccttttgtctgGATTGGGTTGTAGTCGAGTTTTCAGTCTCAATTCTCTTCTACCACTTTCGTTCTCTTTTGTTTGTAGGGGACACGTGGAAGAACAACCGAATCCTTCCTTACGAAAGtttagaccaaaaaaaaaaaaaaaaaaaaaaaaaaaaactgcgggtAAACACacacctcttttcccctctaaaAAACAAGGTATTTTTTCGAATCTAATTCTGTAgcccttatttctttttctatctttgaaATCCCCCTCTCCtgatttcctttctcctcctctcgccaTCAGCCTCCTTTCCTTGCTTGCTCCTTGACCACCGTCTAGATGTTGACCCCGGGCTGCGCCGACGGCTTGAGCTCCATGTACTGGAAGGGCACGTGGACGGAGTGGCCCTGGTGCTCGACCAGCAGGTGGCCGCGCCGGGGGGACGCGCCCACGACCAGCACGGACTCGCCCTTCAAGAGCACCGTCTCCGCGCCGCCGCCGTCCTCTGGGGAAGGAAGGGCAcggtcagtaatgataataatagtaatactgatgatgatgatgatgatagtaataataataataaaagtaataactgaatagtaagaataacaataccaatatcatACTTAAATCATACACATATGAAAGAGCTGAGAATAACTGCAAAATAATTTACCCGGGAAATTCATCTTCATGACACGTGTCTGTGGGTAACCCATCTTATGATTTCCTGTTATCGTGTACGAGCGGCTCGGCGGTACAGGCGGCGGCCGTTCCTGGtggaggacagaaaaaaaaacatatgaaatgaCTATAGAAATATGTGAAAAAGACTGGATGGAGGTCGATGAATAAGACATTCAGTATACTGACTTCTATGAAAGGATGGGACAAGGACAGcactgaaggaaagggagaaataaagaagaggaggagataaacaaGGGTAAGATGGGCATGAATCCGCAGCCGCCTTCCTCACCAGGTCGAGGCCGAAGAGCGAGCAGGTTTGCTGGATGGTCTTCTGGTCGCAGCGGTCCATGACGTCAGGCGGTGGCGTGCCGGCGATGGGCTGCGGTCTCGGGCGGACGGTGCGCGAGCGCGCACGCAGCTCCAGGTTGCGCTTGAGCGTGGGCCAGCGGCGCCGGAAGTGCCATCCGCGCCACACGGCCTGGATCAACGTGGCGGCGCGGTGCCGAGTCTCGATGCGCAGCATCTCAAGCTGCTGCCGGGCGCCCTCGCTGAGAAGCAAATACAGTGATAAATGAGCGACGACACAAAGAGACGAATAAGAGCAGTTGACTAAAATAGCGACACCAGAACCTGCGGAAGCGCCCGAGCGGCGGTACCCACCTGAGGAAGATGTGCCTCTTGCCGAGCGCCCACTGGATGGCCACAGTCGATGACTTGTTCACGTCCTCGAGCGAGCGCACGAAGTACTCCAGCACCAGCTTGCAGTCGTCCACCGTCTTGTCCTCGACGCGACGCAGCTTCTTGAACGGCGCCAGCAGGCGGTAGCGCATGTTGAACGTCTTGAAGCGCATGCGGTGCGGGTAGCCGCCCGCCATAAGGTTCACCGTCTCTAGCACCTGCGGGAGGAGGCTCAGTGAGCGGAGACAGTGGAGGAGCAGCAGTCATAGCAGGAATCGAGTAAGAAGTATTAAATTTCgcaaggaagaaacaagaaaatcacGAATCAGAAAGGGAACatcaaataagaaaatatgaaaagcaGAAACAGTGATAAAAGCGAAGGCACATCTCATGCTCGGAGGTCCCTGTCGGCCTGCAGACTGTACCTGCAGAGCGCGGATCTGCTTGATGACGGTCGCCCGGTCGAACATGGCGGGCTTCTCGGAGGCGTTGGAGCGCAGGCAGCGCACGAAGTGGGGCTTCGCGTGCACCAGCGTCCTCAGGAGGTTGTCGAGGCGCGTGTGGAAGTCCTGCGTGAGCGTCGACACCGGTTCGTCGCCGTTTTGGCTGCGGGGGAGAGGCGCAAGGTATTGGAAAGTGGATCAGATCTGGTGTTAGGATTGGTATTGGTCATGGTAATGGTGTTGGAGCAATAATTCGTGTTTGTTCTTATCAaattatatcatcatcttcatcatcattgtcagtttAACGATTGACAATAACATAATTTtctttaccattaccatcattatcaatatcaataatatcactatcatcagtatcacgaCTGTCATTTCATCACAGTATTTACAGATATCTGTCCATGCACACagttgtgagaaaaaaaatattaattcgtGGTTGAACATTTTCCTGTCCCTTACAttctcttcccacttcctctttcctcctccctctttttcttcccgaCATACCTCCCTCGATTATTCTacattcttccccctttttttcatttcaactCTGCCTTTCTCCAgtctgcctctcttccctttctctttttcctccattctctctctcctcccttgctatttcccctccctccagctctctctttccttccacttccGCCCCCTTTGTTGTCTCCCTGctgcttctcttctttcctctttctctttcaaccctctcttttcccttactctttcttctccctgcaTTTCTTAACACTCTCaatgttcctctctcccttccttccctctctccctcatgacGCGAACCTGTTTCcctcctccagccctccctcACACTTTTCATTGCctaactcccctccctccatcgctttcccttctcattttccctttctttcctctttcaatcctccctcccaaccttcttCGCCTTTCGCCGACTTACAGATCCGTGTGAGAGGTGGGGCTGATCCTGAAGGAGACGCCCCTAGGGACGGGGTCCTGCGAAAACAGTGCCTTCAGCTCCGAGCCGAACAGGTGCGTCGCGAAGCCGAAGTTGCAAGACTGTTTGTGGAAGACACACACCAGGTCGTCGCTTATGATGTCCTTGTTGGTGTCTGGTGGGAAAATgcacttctttatttatctattcatttactcaGTAAAATCATCGATAAGAACAAAGATAAGAACCGTCAgttaatatataattgtaaataaatCATTTTAATCTCGCATGAACTTCCGACTATTCTCAATTTTTAGACTCATCCGAGTCCGCAAATCTCCTCTGATTCAGACTTGTTTCTAATTCCATCCAATATAAATCTTACGCGAGACCGTCCGCGATCCACCTCCGCTGACTCAATGACTCACCCAAGAAATCCGAAGCGTCGTAGATGACTCTGTTAGCGAAGTGATGGATTCCGAAGGACCGGATGTGGTTCGCTTTGGGCTCGAAGAGTCTGAGGTTGCCCTTGTGCTGCACCTTGACCTTCTGGATGTAGCTCTCCGGCGTCCCCCGCACGGAGCACTCCACGTCGAGCATGCTGAGTAGGCCGGTGCGctgagggggagcggagggggttGAGATAAAAAGAATGTATTCGAAACAATAAAtgtgaaagaagaatgaaaatagatatctgtacaaaaacaaacaaaaacaagacagaattcgatttacaaaatcaaaataaacaaacatctaaCAGCAATTATATGCAGAAAGGGAACCTTAACAGAATAAGAAATGCCTTACCAGCGAAGAAATAAGATCGATGCAGGGCACATTGTCAACATAGTCGACCTCCACCTCGCACGTTATGCCTTCCTCTCGACACGACTCGATCGACGATTTGAAGATGTGCGTGTTGTAGAAATGCTGCATCGTCTCCGCGCACAGGTTGATGCAAAGGTGCTCCAGGTGGGACGGCTGCGGCAGGGGGGATAAAGCTACGTTATGATATCTGTGCGgctgttcttcctctccctcttcttctccctttctccttccctcccctccctccctcccatcccattcTTCCCCCCCCAGCCTccacacccccttccttccttccctccccagccACTCACCTTCGGGTCCTCGAAGCCAAACATGTCCAGGATCCCGATGAATCCGTCTGTGGCGTGCTTCACGGCGTTGTTGAGGACGCTCATGGACTTGGACGCCTTGGAGCCCGCGGTGCCGACGGTGGACGCGTGCTGCGACGCCACCTCGGCCTGGTGGTGGACGCTCTCGTTGCTGGGGACGGCGGAGGCGGCTTTAGTCTCTTTGGCCAGGTTTGTGtttccaatatgtatatatatatttatacatatatatgtatatatgtataatatatacatgtatattatgtatatatatgtatatatatacataatatatatatatacacacacacacacacacacacatatatatatatatatatatatatgtatatatatatgtatacatataaatatacatatatatacatatacatatatatataatatataatatatatatgcatatatatatatatatatatatataaatgtatacatataaatatacatatatatacatatacatatacatatacatatatatatatatatatatatatatataaaatatatatatatatataaaatatatatatatatatatattatatatatataatatatatatgcatctatatatatatacatatatacatatatatatgtatgtatatatatatatatatatatacacacatacacatacatatgtatatgtgtgtgtgtgtgtgtgtgtgtgtgtgtgtgtgtgtgtgtgtgtgtgtgtgtgtgtgtgtgtgtgtgtgtgtgtgtgtgtgtgtgtgtgtgtgtgtgtgtgtgtgtgtgtgtgtgtgtgtgtgtgtgtgtgtgtgtgtgtgtgtgtgtgtgtgtgtgtgtgtgtgtgtgtgtgtgtgtgtgtgtgtatttttaatatTCAGTACATAAACTCGTCGTACTTGGttaaataattgttataatagtcATCTCTGTTACTGTTAATAACGAAAGGCGATGCCCCGCCCACCCGCGCCATCCCTGGGCGCTTACCTGTCGGAGGAGAGTGTGCCCGAGGTGGAGCCGAGGCGC
This genomic interval carries:
- the LOC125025754 gene encoding unconventional myosin-VIIb-like; the protein is MLAGLTQEERAKLHLDGHSVRTLRYLSEGDVRQDEAEDARRFESWKACLGVLGIPFLDVVRVLAAVLLLGNVTFIEGQGLEVDIQGGSHELKSVSALLGVSSASLYRGLTTRTHNVRGQLVKSMCDANMSNMTRDALAKALYCRTVATIVRRANSLKRLGSTSGTLSSDSNESVHHQAEVASQHASTVGTAGSKASKSMSVLNNAVKHATDGFIGILDMFGFEDPKPSHLEHLCINLCAETMQHFYNTHIFKSSIESCREEGITCEVEVDYVDNVPCIDLISSLRTGLLSMLDVECSVRGTPESYIQKVKVQHKGNLRLFEPKANHIRSFGIHHFANRVIYDASDFLDTNKDIISDDLVCVFHKQSCNFGFATHLFGSELKALFSQDPVPRGVSFRISPTSHTDLQNGDEPVSTLTQDFHTRLDNLLRTLVHAKPHFVRCLRSNASEKPAMFDRATVIKQIRALQVLETVNLMAGGYPHRMRFKTFNMRYRLLAPFKKLRRVEDKTVDDCKLVLEYFVRSLEDVNKSSTVAIQWALGKRHIFLSEGARQQLEMLRIETRHRAATLIQAVWRGWHFRRRWPTLKRNLELRARSRTVRPRPQPIAGTPPPDVMDRCDQKTIQQTCSLFGLDLERPPPVPPSRSYTITGNHKMGYPQTRVMKMNFPEDGGGAETVLLKGESVLVVGASPRRGHLLVEHQGHSVHVPFQYMELKPSAQPGVNI